The sequence CTACTACCTGATCTTACCAGGTCAAATGACATGGCAACGTACACTGGGTTTCTGTTAATGTTTGGAATCTATTGCAGACCCTTTTCTCTCATTTTGTGACACTAATGCAATGCATAGGTGGATTCATCTCTTCATTGGGTAATCCAATGCTGTTGAGGTTTAGATTGCAAATCATGGATGAATAGAAACCTTGTCCAGACAATGACAAATCTATATAAACCCAACAAGCCAATTTCAGAAATCATGGATGAGTAGAAACCTTGTGCAGACAATGACAAATCAGTTAACTATTTAAACCCAACAAGCCATTGTCAGACAgagaaatttgtggatgattttTAGTATGATTTGAAATGTGAATTGAATAATATatacaattaaaattaaacaagCAATTTTTATAAAAAGATTTGTTGATGATTGATTCTTGAGTATGATCTGAAATATCTTTTGAAAAATATAGTGTTCAAACTAAATTCAATAAGTCATTTTTGGAAAGATAAAATTGAAAATTATTGATTCTTGcctatgatctaaaatattgattgAATAATAAATAGAGTTCAAACTAAACCCAACAAGTTATATTTAGAAAGAAAAAATTAAGGATAATTGATTCTTCAGTATGATCTAAAATGTCCATTGAAaaatataacaattaaaattaGTGTTTGATTATTGAATATGatcaaaaatgttgattgaaaaaTATACAATTAATACTGAACTCAACAAATCATATTTAAAAGGAAAATTTAAGAAATTCTTTAATATGATATGAAACTTCCATTGAAATATATAGAATTAAAACTATACCCAACCAAAAAAAATTTAACATGATTGATTCTTAAATATGATCAGTTCAACTTTGATTGAAATATATACAGAGTTAAAACTAAAAGTAATCCCACTCTTGCAATAACAGTTTCAATAACTGGGTAAAATCAACAGTCTCAAGAAAATTTCCATAAAAGTGACGGTGCCTGTAATGTTCTTATAGTAACGCTTCTTTGTACGAATAGATCTCTGATATATAACagctttttgttttattttttggcCGATTGAGCATAGGAAACCTTCTGCAATCAACAATTACATAACAAATCTTGTCCGGACCAGAAAATCACAGCTTGGTGGTCAATTTAGAGATCTTAACAATGGGTGAATGAGGAAAATTGTATAAATAGGCAAAGCGAGGCTGAAAAGAACATCCATGCACAGACATAATTTGTAGTTTTTTAAATCCACAGATCAATCTTGCTTGGTGGAATCCAGCACATAGGAATTGGATTTGAGGCTGCTACAGTTTTTGCTGGTAATTGACTTTTAGCTGAAATGTTCCATGGTTGAAATTTGAACTTAAGCTTGTCAATTTTAGCCTTTTTTTCTCAAATCAGAGTCAAAACCCAATATAAACCCAGGTTGTAGTAACTTATTTTATAAACTATAAAATGAATTAGCATGACATCCAGATGTAGATCTATTGATTAACAAAAACATAAAATATGATGGTGTGTTTGAGGGGAAAGAAAATGTGCAGCCGCCCCCACAGATCTAGACAAGTGCAAGGGCGTTGTTTGATAAAAATTGACAGGCAGGAGACAGAGGCCTCGCGGACTCCAGCCCTAAGTTTAAAGATTTTAAAACTGGGTATTAAGTCAAACAGAGAACGACGAAACAGTGCAGATGGTCACGGGTGATGAAGGGAGGGATCTCCTTTGGGAATACAACTTCTTTCCGCTTTCTGTATGTCTGATCTTCTTCTCTACTCGATCTCTGCGTTCGAAATAGGATGTCCTGTTTTATTCATCACGTGAAATATTGCAGGTCCCAAGAGAGAGAGATTACTCTGGTTAGTTTTACTGACctaatttaattaagataaggATTAGTCTACATGCTCTTCTTTATCTCCTGCCCTTAAAAACTATAAAATACGTGTCTTGGAGCCATTGAAATGTTGTGATGTGGAGGGTGATGAGAATGTGAATACaaacaaaagaatggagaaatTTGTGGGTTTGTTTAATTGGGTTTGGTGGAGTGGGTAAGTTTTGAAGGGTGTGCTGGCAGGGCTGAGGAGAAGCgtggatgatgatgaagaagaatatgGAATCGCAAGAGGAGCCGGTAATGTTGAACAGTTTGCCCATGTGTGGGTGTGTTTGTGCATGCATTCATGTGTTTTAGCCTTCGTTGGTGTCAACCAGATGAATCTCTAGGGCTACTACTTGTAACCCCTCCAAAACTACAATCTTGCAGCATGACCTTGTTCACTACACTTCACGGACCAGTTATCCTAAAGCTTAGCCGTTGTAGATCCAGTGCTCTGTCGTATTGTTTAGATTTATCGCAGGAGGATTAGCAGAGATCTAGGGACAAGATATGGCAGCTTGTATTGCACTTAATACAAGATTTAGAGGGGGAGATAATGCTGCAACTGGATCAGCAAGGtctggagaagaagaagaagctaatgAAACAAATAATCATCATGGCAATAGTGATATAATTAGTCATTCTAGTGGTGAAGGAGTTGGAGAGAACAAGAGAAAAAGGGCTGGGATGGAACTGAGTGCACCTCTGTTTAGAAGGATTAGCCCTTCTGAAACTTGTGAGTACGGGCAAATCAAGTGGAATAGTGTGAGTTCTAGTTCTAGCATGAGGGATTCCCAATCCCCCAACCCCAATATCCCCTTGGGATGGCAGCAGTTCCAGTCTTGCACAGTTGATGGTGTgagtcatcatcataatcatcatcatcataataataATGCTAGCAGTAACAGAGCAACTGCACCTTCACCAACTTCCACTGTTACATCCCGTACTGGCTCAGGGCTGTCTAACAGTATCTTGTCTCCGGAATCTCATGGTCAACCCTTTTGTTCTGTAAATGGTCCCTATTCTAGCCTTCCCTTATTCCACACTACAAATATGGATAGGGCAGTTGCCAACTCCTGGGGGAAATGGGGACAGGGAGTGCAGCAGCCTGATGTGGGTTTAGGATGTGATGGAAGTGCACGACAGTTATCATCATCTTTGAATGCAATCCAATCCATGGATGAATCCACAGCTGCAGTCTGGGCTGATGGTCTCATTAAGGACTTGATGCAGTGTTCTCCCACTGCCTCCCTCGCGCAAATCATTCAAAACATCCAAGAAGTCGTGTATCCCTCCAACCCTCATGTGGCATCCATTATTGAGTACCGTCTGAGGACCCTAGGTCAGTTAGGGTTTCAAGGTGGTGGTCAGATGAGCCGAGATCAGAATGTCAGTATGAACTCTTCTGATGCTGCCAGAGGTTTGAAGCGCAGCCTAGAACAGCAGCAGATTGATGATCAAGGTCGAAGAGATGTGAATGGACAGATTATTGTGGAGTGGAAGAGTATTGGGAATCCTGATGCTGCTGCTGGAGCAAGACAAAGTGCTAATGATGAGCATCTAGAAGGCGAGAGAGTAAGACGTGAAAGTGAAGAGTTAGGACTGAGGATGCATAATACAAGAGATTCTCATGATTTGCAACACAACCCACAACCAGATTCTGGCCTTAAACTCTACTTGAACTCCTCATCCTCAGGCAACTGCTACAATGAAAATCAATGGAATAGCTCCAAGGACCACCAATTCTCGGAGCCTCTAATGGTGAACAATAACACCGCTACCAACAGCAGCAGCAACATGTGGATACAAAGGCCAACAGACCACAACACCCACCCACCGGTTTTATCATTGCAACAACACCATGAAGACCCTCTCAAGGTGGTAGCAACAGCAGGAGGAGGAGGAGCAGGTAACAATAGCAACAATAATAATTTTGTTTCTGAAGCTCCAAAGGCTGATGCAGCAGCTCCCAATCAGGAACATTCAAGAGGTTCTCAGCAGGCTGAGATAACCCCAAGAGGTGAAGAAGAAGGACTGCATATCTTGGCCCTCCTGCTACAGTGTGCAGAGGCAGTTTCTGCAGACAATTTTGATGAGGCCAATGCAATACTTCCCCAGATTACTGAACTCTCAACTCCCTATGGCACTTCAGTGCAGCGTGTGGCTGCCTATTTTGCAGAAGCCATGTCAGCAAGGTTAGTCAATTCCTGTGTTGGAATGTATTCTCCTCTCTCTCGCATGCATTCATCTCATAGCCAAAAGATTGTCACCGCCTTCCAAGTCTTTAATGGTATAAGCCCATTTGTCAAGTTCTCTCATTTCACAGCAAACCAGGCAATACAAGAGGCCTTTGAAAGAGAACAGAGAGTGCATATCATTGACCTAGACATAATGCAAGGCTTGCAATGGCCCGGTCTGTTCCATATTCTAGCTTCTAGGCCAGGAGGTCCCCCCCATGTGAAAATCACAGGCCTTGGCACCTCTCTAGAATCACTGGAAGCCACAGGCAAGAGACTATCAGACTTTGCCAGGACCTTAAATCTGCCCTTCGAATTCCACCCAGTTGCAGACAAGGTAGGAAACGTGGATCTTGAAAGGCTCAAGGTTAGAAAAGGAGATGCCTTGGCAGTACACTGGCTGCACCATTCTCTTTATGACGTGACAGGCTCTGATACAAACACACTTTGGCTCTTGCAGAAACTGTGTCCTAAAGTTATAACTATAGTGGAGCAGGATCTGAGCCATGCAGGGTCCTTCCTGGAGAGATTTGTGGAAGCCATACACTATTACTCTGCCTTGTTTGATTCTCTTGGTGCAAGTTACCCAGATGACAGCCATGAAAGGCACGTGGTTGAGCAGCAGCTACTGTCAAGAGAAATAAAGAACATATTGGCCGTGGGTGGACCTGCAAGGACTGGTGAAGTCAAGTTTGAGAACTGGAGGGACCAGATGAGGCAGGCTGGCTTCAAATCTCTTTCCCTTGCTGGGAATGCTGCAACTCAGGCCACTCTTCTACTGGGCATGTTTCCATGTGAGGGATATACTCTTGTGGAGGACAATGGTGCTCTCAAATTGGGTTGGAAGGATCTCTCTCTCCTCACTGCCTCTTCTTGGAGACCCACTCATCATGCACTCATCTAATCCATTGGTAACTTCAACTCTCTTTATTGCGCAGATCATAACAAGTTCTGCTTTCCTTTTACAACAGCTTCATTGTACTTGTTCTTATGTTTTGAGAATCGGCAAGTTATTAGATAGGATTAGTGTTTTGGTTGCTGCTTGATAGATAGGCCACACATACAGCAGCAACAGCAGTATCATTGTAATTGCAAATGAAATGCTTATAGACTTATCATTTATATCCACTTCTTGTCTCTCACCGAGCCTTTAAAGACTTAATCTTGGAGTGCATCTATTAGATTTTGAGTGATTATGCAAGAAAGCACTTTGTCAAGATCGCATTACTTTTAGATGACCATCCAGTGTTGAATCATTGTATATAACGAAAATGAGACAGATTTGGCTCCAATCATCTGGTTCGTGATACTCTAATgaaatcttgattttttttttaaattttcctgTTCCCTTGAAGGGCTTCATTGAGCACTTGAACATAAAAATTTAAACCCTGGCTAACAAACCAAACATGTTGCACCATGGAAACGAATTCTGTGCATGGTGATCTTTACCCCTTTGAACAATAGGCACTGCAATCAATctcttatttacaattgcttgtatCCTCCAGCATTGATCATCCCCATCAGAGTTGCACCCTACAAAACGATTTGTCTGCAAATACATTAT is a genomic window of Cryptomeria japonica chromosome 7, Sugi_1.0, whole genome shotgun sequence containing:
- the LOC131073098 gene encoding protein SCARECROW, encoding MAACIALNTRFRGGDNAATGSARSGEEEEANETNNHHGNSDIISHSSGEGVGENKRKRAGMELSAPLFRRISPSETCEYGQIKWNSVSSSSSMRDSQSPNPNIPLGWQQFQSCTVDGVSHHHNHHHHNNNASSNRATAPSPTSTVTSRTGSGLSNSILSPESHGQPFCSVNGPYSSLPLFHTTNMDRAVANSWGKWGQGVQQPDVGLGCDGSARQLSSSLNAIQSMDESTAAVWADGLIKDLMQCSPTASLAQIIQNIQEVVYPSNPHVASIIEYRLRTLGQLGFQGGGQMSRDQNVSMNSSDAARGLKRSLEQQQIDDQGRRDVNGQIIVEWKSIGNPDAAAGARQSANDEHLEGERVRRESEELGLRMHNTRDSHDLQHNPQPDSGLKLYLNSSSSGNCYNENQWNSSKDHQFSEPLMVNNNTATNSSSNMWIQRPTDHNTHPPVLSLQQHHEDPLKVVATAGGGGAGNNSNNNNFVSEAPKADAAAPNQEHSRGSQQAEITPRGEEEGLHILALLLQCAEAVSADNFDEANAILPQITELSTPYGTSVQRVAAYFAEAMSARLVNSCVGMYSPLSRMHSSHSQKIVTAFQVFNGISPFVKFSHFTANQAIQEAFEREQRVHIIDLDIMQGLQWPGLFHILASRPGGPPHVKITGLGTSLESLEATGKRLSDFARTLNLPFEFHPVADKVGNVDLERLKVRKGDALAVHWLHHSLYDVTGSDTNTLWLLQKLCPKVITIVEQDLSHAGSFLERFVEAIHYYSALFDSLGASYPDDSHERHVVEQQLLSREIKNILAVGGPARTGEVKFENWRDQMRQAGFKSLSLAGNAATQATLLLGMFPCEGYTLVEDNGALKLGWKDLSLLTASSWRPTHHALI